Proteins encoded in a region of the Pseudothermotoga elfii DSM 9442 = NBRC 107921 genome:
- a CDS encoding nucleotide sugar dehydrogenase: MLKEKILNRTAVIGVIGLGYVGLPLAVEKAKAGFKVIGFDIQQKRVNMVNQGQNYIGDVVTEDLQILAKSGKLTATTNFDELHNCDIATICVPTPLDKFKQPDLTYVINTAKEISKRLHKEMLIVLESTTYPGTTEEVLKPILEETGLKCGEDFYLAFSPERVDPGNLIYKTKNTPKVVGGVGSASTEIARILYENVLEAPVFVVSSPKEAEMSKILENTFRIVNIALINEMAIVAEKMGINIWEVIEAASTKPFGFMPFYPGPGVGGHCIPIDPFYLTYKAREYDYHTRLIELAGEINDYMPQYVVQRAMQLLNEKRKCMNGAKVLLLGIAYKGDIDDVRESPALKVLEHLEKNKASTIVVDPYVERFLFNNVEISTHELTEDLCKWADIAIITTAHKNKIDYRMLVENCRLVFDTKNILKNFGLKGENVFVL, translated from the coding sequence ATGCTAAAAGAAAAGATTCTCAACAGGACAGCTGTTATTGGTGTGATAGGCCTCGGATATGTAGGTCTTCCACTTGCTGTTGAAAAGGCCAAAGCAGGTTTCAAAGTGATAGGTTTTGATATTCAACAAAAGAGAGTTAACATGGTGAATCAAGGTCAGAATTACATTGGCGATGTGGTGACAGAGGACCTTCAAATTCTTGCAAAGAGTGGAAAATTAACCGCAACCACCAATTTTGATGAACTCCACAATTGCGATATCGCGACCATATGTGTTCCAACACCACTTGATAAATTCAAGCAGCCAGACTTAACATATGTTATTAACACTGCAAAAGAGATATCAAAAAGATTACATAAAGAGATGTTAATAGTTTTAGAATCGACTACTTATCCCGGGACAACAGAAGAAGTTTTGAAACCTATTTTGGAGGAAACCGGATTGAAATGCGGAGAAGATTTTTATCTTGCCTTTAGCCCGGAGAGAGTGGATCCAGGTAATCTCATTTACAAGACGAAGAACACGCCGAAAGTTGTCGGGGGTGTTGGTTCTGCATCAACAGAAATCGCAAGGATTTTGTACGAAAATGTGCTCGAGGCACCCGTCTTTGTTGTCTCATCGCCGAAAGAGGCTGAGATGTCTAAGATTCTGGAAAATACTTTCAGAATAGTAAATATTGCTTTGATAAATGAGATGGCAATTGTTGCTGAAAAAATGGGAATAAATATCTGGGAAGTGATAGAAGCTGCTTCAACAAAACCATTTGGTTTTATGCCTTTTTATCCTGGTCCGGGAGTAGGTGGGCACTGTATACCCATTGATCCGTTTTACCTGACCTACAAAGCAAGAGAATATGATTATCACACAAGGTTAATTGAATTAGCTGGTGAAATAAATGATTATATGCCACAGTATGTTGTTCAGAGGGCTATGCAACTTTTAAATGAAAAAAGGAAATGTATGAATGGTGCGAAAGTACTTCTGCTTGGCATAGCTTACAAAGGAGACATAGATGATGTAAGAGAATCACCTGCTCTTAAAGTTCTGGAGCACCTTGAAAAAAATAAAGCCAGCACGATAGTTGTAGATCCATATGTGGAAAGATTTCTCTTTAATAATGTAGAAATAAGTACACATGAGTTGACGGAGGACCTCTGCAAATGGGCAGACATAGCCATTATCACAACAGCTCATAAAAACAAAATTGATTACAGGATGCTTGTAGAAAATTGTAGATTAGTATTTGATACAAAAAATATTCTAAAAAATTTTGGATTGAAGGGGGAAAATGTGTTCGTACTTTGA
- the xseB gene encoding exodeoxyribonuclease VII small subunit — protein MKIDEMIRELESIVIRLESEDLSFDEAFMLYEKGAEIYRKLHQALEDAKLKVQDIYLKMQNREDENVEY, from the coding sequence GTGAAAATAGATGAGATGATCAGAGAGCTTGAGTCTATAGTAATTAGATTGGAATCAGAAGATCTTTCTTTTGATGAAGCTTTTATGCTATACGAGAAGGGTGCAGAAATATACAGAAAGTTGCATCAAGCGCTTGAAGATGCTAAACTCAAGGTTCAAGACATTTATTTGAAAATGCAGAATAGGGAAGACGAAAATGTTGAATATTGA
- the dxs gene encoding 1-deoxy-D-xylulose-5-phosphate synthase, whose protein sequence is MNIDDVVGADATKLEEMARQIRRRIIEVVSKNGGHLASNLGVVDLTLALYSVFDPRENVIIWDTSHQCYTHKLLLDRWESFSSLRQLGGISGYTTLKESIFDRFGAGHAGTSIAAALGIERALRLKKEMKNVLVVIGDGALTNGEALESLNQIKGQNSRLKIILNDNGMSIAQNVGALSETFAKIRTNPAYVKFKGLVKKMLEGTEVGKNLEDELRRLREGVKLFISGFDFFESLGIKHIGPIDGHDIELMKKLFERIKNYDYPVVVHLITQKGRGYEPAENNCIVFHSAPKFNLNTGEPLAKKNHMSYSEVFGETLVRISQKNDKIFAITAAMPDGTGLRKFSQIFPERFADLGITEQSCVTFAAGLATMGYRPFVAIYSSFLQRAYDQIFHDVALQNLNVVFAVDRSGLVGEDGPTHHGLNDICLFRTIPGSKIFTPSNLVELISILRSIVEKDVSGVVSVRYPRDSREANFEKLWDESTVLDIFNWETVRTGNGKIAVLAAGTLLENTRKLASLDPTIVYVRCVKPLDEKSLMKIADAHDAIVTLEEGYINGGFGESVISFLIKHGYKRSVLTMGVAEKFVSHGSREELLKLCKLDSEGIFESVISFLKKEVYAW, encoded by the coding sequence TTGAATATTGATGATGTTGTTGGAGCAGATGCAACAAAACTTGAAGAAATGGCCCGGCAGATCAGGCGTCGTATAATCGAGGTCGTTTCAAAAAATGGAGGTCATCTGGCATCCAATCTGGGTGTAGTAGACCTCACGCTTGCGCTTTACAGTGTTTTCGACCCGAGAGAAAACGTTATTATATGGGATACATCCCACCAGTGCTACACCCATAAATTACTGCTGGATAGGTGGGAAAGTTTCTCATCACTAAGACAATTGGGTGGAATCAGTGGATATACAACACTGAAAGAATCTATTTTTGACAGATTTGGTGCAGGTCATGCTGGTACATCAATAGCCGCAGCTCTTGGGATAGAAAGGGCACTCAGATTAAAAAAAGAAATGAAAAATGTTCTGGTTGTTATAGGAGATGGAGCCTTAACGAATGGAGAAGCTTTAGAAAGCTTGAATCAGATAAAGGGCCAGAATTCCAGATTGAAAATAATCCTTAACGACAATGGCATGTCCATTGCCCAGAACGTTGGAGCCCTGTCAGAAACTTTTGCAAAAATAAGGACAAATCCTGCATATGTAAAATTTAAAGGTCTTGTGAAAAAAATGCTTGAAGGTACTGAGGTTGGAAAAAACCTTGAAGATGAATTGAGAAGGCTGCGTGAGGGTGTTAAATTATTTATCTCTGGATTCGATTTTTTTGAGTCTCTGGGCATAAAGCACATAGGGCCAATAGATGGTCATGATATAGAGCTGATGAAAAAGCTTTTTGAAAGGATAAAAAACTATGATTATCCAGTTGTGGTTCACTTGATTACTCAAAAAGGCAGAGGCTATGAACCAGCAGAAAATAACTGTATAGTTTTTCACAGCGCGCCGAAGTTTAATTTGAATACTGGCGAGCCTTTGGCAAAGAAAAATCATATGTCTTACAGCGAAGTTTTCGGAGAAACGTTAGTTAGGATTTCGCAGAAAAACGACAAAATATTCGCCATAACTGCTGCAATGCCAGATGGTACTGGCTTAAGAAAATTTTCGCAGATTTTTCCGGAAAGATTTGCTGATCTTGGCATAACAGAACAATCTTGCGTTACTTTCGCGGCTGGTCTTGCTACAATGGGATATAGGCCCTTTGTTGCGATTTATTCCTCTTTTCTTCAAAGAGCCTACGATCAGATTTTCCACGATGTTGCCCTGCAAAATTTGAATGTAGTGTTTGCCGTTGACAGATCGGGATTAGTTGGCGAAGATGGCCCTACGCATCACGGACTTAACGACATTTGTTTATTCAGGACGATACCAGGATCAAAAATTTTCACCCCATCAAACTTAGTAGAGCTGATTTCCATACTGCGTTCTATCGTTGAAAAAGATGTATCAGGTGTTGTTTCGGTAAGATATCCAAGAGATTCCAGAGAAGCAAATTTTGAGAAACTCTGGGATGAATCAACGGTTCTCGATATATTTAATTGGGAAACTGTCAGAACCGGGAACGGAAAAATAGCTGTTCTTGCGGCCGGGACTTTACTTGAAAATACACGAAAACTTGCCTCTCTTGACCCAACGATTGTTTACGTCAGGTGCGTAAAACCTCTTGATGAAAAATCTCTCATGAAAATTGCCGATGCCCATGACGCCATAGTCACATTAGAAGAAGGATATATAAACGGTGGTTTCGGGGAGAGTGTGATTTCATTTCTCATTAAACACGGCTACAAAAGATCTGTTCTTACTATGGGGGTGGCGGAAAAATTTGTTTCGCATGGGTCGAGAGAAGAATTGTTGAAACTCTGCAAACTCGATTCTGAAGGCATTTTCGAAAGTGTGATATCATTTTTAAAGAAGGAGGTTTATGCATGGTAA
- the xseA gene encoding exodeoxyribonuclease VII large subunit, translating to MKIVDKIYTVSEVTYYIEALIDQDQYLSDIQVVGEIADLKERNGHLFFYLKDEFTTIGCVFFGGAYRSFGLSDGRIAQVAGQIKVYAPRGQYRLICRQAKILPERGTLFLRMKESYERLVAEGIFDKPKRPLPEYPSKIGLITSRNSAAYQDVLRTISDRYPLVEIFLYHTGVQGEDAKGSLLRALNDVNESDVDVVIITRGGGSRDDLWLFNDEDIVRAVYKLRHPVITGVGHQIDTVFIDLVADYSAHTPTAAAQAAVPNLSEIRMHFLELMQRMNLSIRKKIESFSQQIESSNKSLFQSMMSQILRTHSSIDSMKEKAFALMQRQMFSYEKKLSSAGTKLFSLNPVELLKKGYVIVEKDGKWVKSSSILREKDEISMRFFDGVVKVVVK from the coding sequence GTGAAGATAGTGGATAAAATTTATACTGTCAGTGAGGTTACATATTATATAGAGGCTCTTATAGACCAGGATCAGTATCTCAGTGATATCCAGGTAGTTGGGGAAATAGCCGATTTAAAAGAAAGAAATGGGCATCTGTTCTTTTATTTAAAAGATGAGTTCACAACTATTGGATGTGTATTTTTCGGGGGAGCTTATAGAAGTTTCGGGTTAAGTGACGGACGAATAGCTCAGGTTGCGGGCCAGATTAAAGTTTACGCTCCTCGTGGTCAGTATAGATTAATATGCAGGCAGGCGAAGATTCTTCCCGAGCGAGGCACCCTTTTTCTGAGAATGAAAGAGAGCTATGAAAGACTTGTTGCTGAGGGTATTTTTGATAAACCAAAGCGTCCCCTGCCGGAATATCCGTCGAAAATAGGCTTGATAACCTCGAGAAATTCAGCAGCATATCAGGATGTTTTGCGAACGATAAGTGACAGATACCCGCTTGTTGAAATCTTTTTATATCACACAGGTGTTCAGGGCGAAGATGCTAAAGGCAGTTTATTGAGAGCTTTGAATGATGTAAATGAATCAGATGTAGATGTTGTTATAATAACAAGAGGCGGTGGATCCAGAGATGATTTATGGCTTTTCAACGACGAAGATATTGTAAGAGCTGTATACAAACTTCGTCATCCAGTTATTACAGGGGTTGGCCATCAAATAGACACAGTTTTCATTGATCTGGTTGCTGATTATTCGGCTCATACCCCTACTGCTGCTGCTCAAGCTGCTGTACCGAATCTTTCGGAAATCAGAATGCATTTTTTGGAATTGATGCAGAGAATGAATCTGTCAATAAGGAAAAAAATTGAGTCTTTTTCGCAGCAAATTGAAAGCTCAAATAAATCTCTTTTTCAGTCCATGATGAGTCAAATTTTGAGGACGCATAGTTCAATTGACAGCATGAAAGAAAAGGCATTCGCTTTAATGCAAAGGCAAATGTTTTCTTATGAGAAAAAATTGAGTTCTGCTGGTACTAAACTTTTTTCACTGAACCCAGTCGAACTTTTGAAGAAGGGATACGTAATAGTTGAAAAAGACGGAAAGTGGGTCAAAAGTTCTTCTATTTTAAGGGAAAAAGACGAGATTTCCATGAGATTTTTTGATGGAGTTGTAAAGGTGGTTGTAAAGTGA
- a CDS encoding Asp23/Gls24 family envelope stress response protein, producing MVIRLDYGELEISLKALKKLAYIATVQTYGPVNISSDSFFGKLFGEKEEERIKVEELDTGKVLVDLYIELEYGVKVSEVAKNIIENVTHVLKTIGGCEDIEVNVHVTGIR from the coding sequence ATGGTAATAAGACTTGATTATGGTGAACTGGAGATAAGCCTTAAAGCATTAAAAAAACTTGCTTATATAGCAACCGTTCAGACTTACGGCCCCGTTAACATATCTTCAGATAGTTTCTTTGGAAAGCTTTTTGGTGAAAAAGAGGAAGAGAGAATCAAAGTGGAGGAACTTGACACTGGCAAGGTGCTTGTTGACCTTTATATTGAGCTTGAATATGGTGTAAAAGTTTCAGAAGTGGCCAAAAACATAATTGAAAATGTTACACATGTTTTGAAAACAATTGGCGGCTGTGAAGATATCGAAGTCAACGTACACGTGACGGGGATCCGCTGA
- a CDS encoding sodium-translocating pyrophosphatase, which produces MSWFFLSLAAGIGSILLALGLFGYIMKKDSGTEKMRKISFSIKEGALAYLRRQNRTLAVFVVIMAFIIGMVSGFLKNPIMGVSMAISYVLGSVCTTIAAYVGMRAAVETNVRVAAAAQRGLKAAFPIAFYGGAVMGLFVVGVSLLGIVVLFFIFKMGFGWSDSDAASVILGFSFGASALALFAKAGGGIYTKTADISADLVGKIELGIPEDDPRNPAVIADNVGDNVGDVAGMGADLTDSYIASIIATMIIGSELGGGILTTLPLLIASVGLFSSIIGLVFVTRSIKKSPGRALNMGTFSTCFIFVVLLFLITRFSGLEGSRWLGVFLPTVSGLAAGVIIGLTSDYFTSIEKKPTKQVAEASTTGAAINILTGFSYGLVSVAPPVLCISAATIVAWYIAKIFSVDPFYGVANAALGMLSIVGMIISADAYGPISDNAKGVAEQSGLGDDVVAITDMLDAAGNTSKAITKGFAIGSAALTVLALFAAYTHLVDIQSLDLISPKVIAGIFIGAVMPPLLSALLILSVGRNSERMIEEIRRQFREIPGLMEGKANPDYAKCVDIATAGALKELILPGVLSIIAPVLTLAVFGKEALAGFLAGSIVTGIIFALFMANSGGSWDNAKKYIEEGHHGGKGSDAHKAAVVGDTVGDPFKDTAGPSLNTMITVMSLVAEVLAPLILLIIA; this is translated from the coding sequence ATGAGCTGGTTTTTTTTAAGTTTGGCGGCTGGGATTGGTTCCATTTTACTTGCGCTCGGGCTTTTCGGATATATCATGAAAAAAGATTCCGGAACAGAGAAAATGAGAAAGATATCCTTTTCTATTAAAGAGGGGGCTCTCGCTTATCTTAGAAGACAAAACAGGACTCTTGCTGTTTTTGTTGTGATAATGGCTTTCATTATAGGAATGGTCAGTGGTTTTTTGAAAAATCCGATCATGGGTGTGAGTATGGCTATCTCTTATGTACTGGGTTCTGTATGCACCACAATAGCTGCTTATGTTGGTATGAGAGCCGCAGTTGAAACAAATGTAAGAGTAGCGGCGGCAGCACAAAGAGGCTTAAAAGCAGCTTTCCCGATTGCGTTTTATGGAGGGGCTGTTATGGGATTGTTTGTAGTAGGCGTGTCGCTGCTGGGTATTGTGGTGTTGTTTTTCATTTTCAAAATGGGGTTTGGCTGGAGTGATTCCGATGCGGCAAGTGTGATCTTGGGTTTCAGTTTTGGAGCGAGTGCTCTTGCGCTGTTTGCGAAAGCTGGTGGAGGTATTTATACCAAGACTGCTGACATAAGTGCTGATCTTGTTGGAAAAATTGAACTTGGAATACCCGAAGATGATCCAAGAAACCCGGCTGTAATAGCAGATAATGTGGGGGACAATGTAGGAGATGTTGCCGGTATGGGTGCGGATTTGACAGATTCGTATATTGCCAGCATTATTGCAACGATGATAATTGGTTCAGAGCTTGGAGGAGGTATTCTCACCACTCTGCCTCTTTTGATAGCTTCTGTGGGCCTCTTTTCATCCATTATAGGACTTGTTTTTGTAACCAGAAGTATTAAAAAAAGTCCGGGCAGAGCGCTGAATATGGGAACTTTTTCAACCTGCTTTATTTTTGTAGTTCTTTTATTCTTAATTACCCGTTTTTCTGGCCTGGAAGGTTCAAGATGGCTTGGTGTTTTTCTTCCAACAGTTTCTGGTCTTGCTGCTGGTGTAATCATAGGATTAACCTCTGATTATTTCACTTCTATTGAAAAAAAACCAACAAAGCAGGTTGCTGAGGCCTCCACCACTGGAGCTGCTATAAACATACTTACTGGATTTTCTTATGGGCTTGTGAGTGTGGCGCCACCTGTCCTGTGCATCTCTGCAGCTACAATTGTTGCCTGGTATATAGCGAAAATTTTTTCTGTGGACCCATTCTACGGTGTTGCAAATGCTGCGCTTGGAATGCTTTCAATAGTTGGCATGATAATCTCTGCTGATGCATATGGCCCCATATCTGACAATGCAAAAGGAGTGGCAGAACAGTCTGGTTTGGGTGATGATGTCGTAGCAATAACAGATATGCTTGATGCAGCAGGAAACACCTCTAAGGCTATAACAAAAGGTTTTGCAATTGGTTCAGCGGCTTTGACTGTTCTGGCTCTTTTTGCAGCCTATACGCATCTGGTAGATATTCAAAGTCTTGATTTGATTTCCCCAAAAGTTATCGCGGGCATCTTCATAGGTGCTGTGATGCCACCATTACTTTCTGCTCTTTTGATTTTATCTGTAGGGAGAAATTCTGAAAGAATGATTGAAGAGATCAGGAGGCAATTTCGAGAAATACCGGGTTTGATGGAAGGTAAAGCAAATCCAGATTATGCAAAATGTGTTGATATAGCAACAGCTGGCGCACTGAAAGAATTGATATTACCGGGTGTTCTCTCAATAATTGCACCAGTTCTAACTTTAGCTGTGTTTGGTAAAGAGGCTCTTGCAGGATTTTTGGCCGGAAGCATAGTTACTGGAATCATATTTGCACTTTTCATGGCAAATTCCGGTGGATCATGGGATAATGCAAAGAAGTACATTGAAGAAGGTCACCATGGAGGAAAAGGATCAGATGCACACAAGGCGGCTGTCGTCGGAGACACCGTAGGTGATCCGTTTAAAGATACGGCTGGTCCTTCACTAAACACAATGATAACAGTTATGTCACTTGTAGCGGAAGTCCTTGCCCCACTTATTTTGCTCATAATTGCCTGA
- a CDS encoding MutS-related protein — translation MFVDRDTLRFVMLDQLLSKVNPLTEYGKKSLDGMKCLIKNGEDFQKHWERLVKVFNMDSRKVQIIKQHLLRMGSIDQQMNYGFKTVGDFARLKRFVYHCRELADLGRDIWFFPDLSDLWVKLSDLTGDQEGFNLRSEKMLSLRKDHLLISKELENAKSRLIQEIESEFSIKLPDDEFTCDENVAKDIIEKDFAEVVRRSAGRYHLKLKPTGEMLKLADRLNKIEEFMTSEEQHLLSELEKIAGEFFEVLKVCEMTVEQIDLDLCRYDFFFLYKCCQPEISEKIIVKSGRYPPVKEFCEKNDYQYYPVDIEINRGITVLYGPNMGGKTTVLRTIGCFVILFHMGFPIPADTFSCPVLGFVRYVSRGDGVGLSSFASEIVSFNNILSLPGKKFVLIDEFGSTTNPVEGEALAVAAVKCLNDSDDYFLFTSHYPEVVKIASRVYMCGKIKNFDADDPHRMIDYSIEKDIKSNQKMALLLAKKLGLSEKIVEAAENFLRKGEDSG, via the coding sequence TTGTTTGTTGATCGTGATACGTTGAGGTTTGTAATGCTGGATCAATTGCTTTCTAAGGTGAATCCTTTGACTGAGTATGGGAAAAAATCTTTGGACGGTATGAAATGTCTGATTAAAAATGGAGAGGATTTTCAAAAGCACTGGGAAAGATTGGTCAAAGTTTTTAATATGGATAGTCGTAAGGTTCAGATAATTAAACAGCACCTGTTGCGCATGGGCAGTATAGATCAGCAGATGAACTATGGTTTCAAAACCGTGGGTGATTTTGCTCGACTAAAGAGATTTGTTTACCACTGTAGAGAGCTTGCAGATCTTGGAAGAGATATATGGTTTTTTCCCGATCTGAGTGATTTGTGGGTAAAATTGTCTGATTTGACAGGGGATCAAGAAGGGTTCAATCTAAGATCTGAAAAGATGCTGAGTTTAAGAAAAGATCATCTTTTAATTTCAAAAGAATTGGAAAACGCGAAATCCAGATTGATTCAAGAGATCGAGAGTGAGTTCTCGATAAAATTACCGGATGATGAATTTACTTGCGACGAGAATGTGGCAAAAGATATTATCGAAAAGGATTTTGCAGAGGTGGTAAGAAGGTCTGCAGGGAGATATCATCTGAAACTTAAGCCAACCGGAGAGATGCTAAAATTGGCTGATAGATTGAACAAAATAGAAGAGTTTATGACAAGCGAAGAACAACACCTTCTCAGCGAGCTTGAAAAAATTGCTGGAGAATTTTTTGAGGTTCTGAAAGTATGTGAAATGACTGTTGAACAAATTGATCTTGATTTGTGCAGATACGACTTTTTCTTTTTGTACAAATGTTGCCAGCCAGAAATTAGTGAAAAAATAATTGTAAAATCAGGAAGATATCCACCGGTAAAGGAATTTTGTGAGAAGAATGATTATCAGTATTATCCGGTGGATATAGAGATAAACAGAGGAATAACAGTTTTGTATGGACCAAACATGGGCGGCAAAACAACTGTGCTTAGAACCATAGGGTGTTTCGTGATTCTCTTTCATATGGGTTTCCCAATTCCTGCAGATACTTTCAGCTGCCCTGTTCTTGGTTTTGTAAGATATGTTTCAAGAGGCGATGGAGTGGGACTCAGTTCTTTTGCATCGGAGATAGTTTCATTTAACAACATTCTATCACTACCAGGAAAGAAGTTTGTGTTGATAGATGAATTTGGTTCAACGACTAACCCTGTTGAGGGAGAAGCTCTTGCGGTTGCCGCTGTAAAATGCTTGAATGACTCTGATGATTACTTTCTTTTCACCTCGCATTATCCGGAGGTTGTGAAAATTGCTTCCAGAGTTTATATGTGTGGAAAAATTAAGAATTTCGATGCAGATGACCCGCATAGAATGATAGACTACTCTATAGAAAAAGATATTAAATCTAACCAGAAAATGGCACTTCTTCTTGCAAAAAAGCTGGGATTAAGTGAAAAGATTGTAGAAGCCGCCGAGAATTTTTTGAGGAAAGGTGAAGATAGTGGATAA
- a CDS encoding DegT/DnrJ/EryC1/StrS family aminotransferase, producing the protein MHVPLFDMTRQYDTLKSEILQAIDGVFRSGKLIMGENVKQFEREVCDYLNVKHAIGVGNGSDALYIAAKAIGIGDGDYVITTPFTFFATVSCITRNGAVPVFADIDRKSFNIDLDRVEEILTTHPNREKIKAVIPVHLFGRTVDLERLEKIKRNYGVKILEDCAQSIGSKWVYSDGTIRKSGTVGDASILSFFPTKNLGAYGDGGMILTNNDDTNDFCRVFRVHGAKVKYFHEMEGINSRLDEIQAAVLRIKLKYLDEYHEKRIKIARNYTEMINSLSIEFLETPRVTGDFTCIFHQYVVKVKAGHRDRLREYLKTRGVETAVYYPLGMHRQKCFSRFGSKILENTDQACQEVLALPIFPEISITEVEYVVKCIGEYFKEARKC; encoded by the coding sequence ATGCATGTGCCACTTTTTGATATGACGAGACAGTATGATACTTTGAAAAGTGAAATTTTGCAGGCGATAGATGGCGTTTTTAGATCTGGAAAATTGATCATGGGAGAGAATGTGAAACAGTTTGAGAGAGAAGTATGTGATTATCTTAATGTGAAACATGCTATAGGTGTTGGAAACGGCTCTGATGCGTTATATATTGCAGCGAAAGCAATAGGAATAGGTGATGGTGATTACGTTATCACGACACCTTTTACATTTTTTGCAACAGTGAGTTGCATAACAAGAAATGGAGCTGTTCCTGTTTTTGCAGATATTGATAGAAAAAGCTTTAACATTGACCTTGATAGGGTAGAAGAAATCCTGACGACTCATCCAAATCGAGAAAAAATAAAGGCAGTTATACCTGTTCATCTTTTTGGAAGAACTGTCGATTTGGAAAGACTGGAAAAGATTAAACGTAATTATGGTGTAAAAATACTTGAAGATTGCGCACAATCAATCGGCTCTAAATGGGTATATTCAGATGGCACGATCAGGAAAAGTGGCACTGTTGGGGATGCGTCTATTCTCTCTTTTTTCCCCACCAAAAATCTTGGTGCATACGGCGACGGTGGAATGATTTTAACAAACAATGATGATACAAATGATTTTTGTCGAGTTTTTAGAGTTCATGGGGCAAAGGTCAAGTATTTTCATGAAATGGAGGGAATAAATAGCAGACTTGATGAAATTCAAGCTGCTGTATTGAGGATAAAATTAAAGTATCTTGATGAATATCATGAAAAGAGAATTAAGATAGCCAGGAATTATACCGAGATGATAAATTCTTTGAGCATAGAATTTTTAGAGACGCCCCGTGTTACTGGTGATTTCACGTGTATATTTCATCAATACGTTGTCAAGGTTAAAGCAGGACACAGAGATAGATTAAGAGAATATTTGAAAACCAGGGGTGTTGAAACAGCTGTTTATTATCCACTTGGTATGCACAGGCAAAAATGTTTCTCGAGATTTGGTTCGAAGATACTTGAAAATACAGATCAGGCATGTCAAGAAGTGCTCGCATTGCCAATTTTCCCGGAGATCAGCATCACTGAAGTGGAATATGTTGTTAAATGCATCGGTGAGTATTTCAAGGAGGCGAGAAAATGCTAA
- a CDS encoding winged helix-turn-helix transcriptional regulator, which translates to MDKFSFFEPGILFREYVLLKEIFSKSDITQQELAKIAGIAPSMVNKYLMLFEKKGLIDKIGPNRRKMNYFITQNGIYRLQYLAVSYLREVAKLYSNSRLVFMSVAEELFKNGIQKIVLYGAGVVGETLLDILKTERIQIVCFVDDDNSKHGTVLNGIKIISPDKLAADIYDAVLIASFRHAGKISAKARSHGMKNIYIFSVQTDGRVSLKREE; encoded by the coding sequence ATGGACAAATTTTCTTTTTTTGAACCCGGTATTCTTTTCAGGGAATATGTTCTGCTGAAAGAGATTTTTTCGAAAAGCGACATTACTCAGCAAGAACTGGCTAAAATTGCCGGTATAGCACCATCTATGGTCAATAAATATCTGATGCTTTTTGAAAAAAAGGGTCTTATAGACAAAATTGGTCCCAACAGAAGAAAAATGAATTATTTCATCACACAAAATGGAATATACAGATTGCAATATCTTGCAGTTTCATATCTAAGGGAGGTAGCAAAGCTTTATTCGAATTCAAGGCTTGTTTTTATGAGCGTAGCAGAAGAACTTTTTAAAAATGGGATTCAAAAGATTGTTCTTTATGGTGCTGGTGTTGTGGGTGAAACATTACTTGACATTTTGAAGACAGAGAGAATCCAAATAGTTTGTTTTGTGGATGATGATAATTCAAAGCATGGGACAGTTCTGAATGGAATTAAGATTATTTCCCCGGATAAACTCGCTGCCGATATATATGATGCGGTTCTAATAGCATCTTTCAGGCATGCCGGGAAAATATCGGCAAAGGCGAGAAGTCATGGGATGAAAAATATCTACATTTTCAGTGTTCAAACAGATGGGCGAGTTTCTTTGAAAAGAGAGGAGTGA